The Ananas comosus cultivar F153 linkage group 2, ASM154086v1, whole genome shotgun sequence genome contains a region encoding:
- the LOC109727338 gene encoding uncharacterized protein LOC109727338, translated as MAPCEALYGRRCRFSIYWDGVRDRRVIEPNLVDDMETKIRIAREQLLTAPRRQSCYADQWQHDLEFQVGKHILLKISPSRGIKRFELRNKLSPWFVGLFEIRERVGSVAYRLALPPSLARVHNIFHMSILRKYIPDPSHVISPTTIQLQENLSYKVAPMRILAREVKQLWNRSFCM; from the coding sequence ATGGCACCGTGCGAGGCTTTGTATGGGCGTCGATGTCGGTTTTCTATCTATTGGGATGGCGTTCGAGATCGCCGGGTGATCGAGCCGAACTTGGTAGATGATATGGAGACGAAAATTCGCATTGCTAGAGAGCAGCTTTTGACTGCACCGCGTCGACAGAGTTGCTACGCGGACCAGTGGCAGCATGAcctggagtttcaggttggcaAGCATATATTGCTCAAGATATCACCCTCCAGGGGGATCAAGCGGTTCGAGTTGCGGAACAAGCTTAGTCCGTGGTTTgttggactatttgagattCGGGAGCGTGTTGGTTCGGTAGCATACAGATTGGCCCTTCCTCCGAGTCTTGCCCGGGTGCACAACATTTTTCACATGTCCATACTTCGAAAGTACATTCCAGATCCATCCCATGTTATCAGTCCGACGACAATTCAGCTGCAGGAGAATCTGAGTTATAAGGTGGCTCCGATGCGGATATTGGCACGTGAGGTGAAGCAACTATGGAATAGGAGCTTCTGTATGTGA